From Dermochelys coriacea isolate rDerCor1 chromosome 15, rDerCor1.pri.v4, whole genome shotgun sequence, a single genomic window includes:
- the RHBDD3 gene encoding rhomboid domain-containing protein 3 isoform X1, with the protein MVLSSACNSHADKDGCWVMPPRRCRTWMRGLEGPPLASVTLMLLLGIFWLLGVCENLSLVPALLFRHFQVYRLATYCLCHTDPSLLLLNLLLFPVLGWCQERHQGTLRYLHASLLSAVISAVLYLVLAGLWAPPPAAASGYTPVHLAMLGRHLVLRSRAGASGQVRAVALPWLLLAFSQLLSPGCPFLLHLSGVLTGLALADWSRVLSWLELSERRLEVLHDGTVCRTLAGSRFVPLILCPKGGILPTSHVASTRGRSPGLSAPSVQQCFLGGRSDQSLAVAPASPWAAERPGFWQGSGMPYPSVPLARFPDLHGGPPPWDSPSLHSGASLLWPGEVLLDEQLLLAGIQASLKDASLEAAMGGVQLSKSSVSSLRLQQLERMGFPTEQAVVALAATGRVEEAISLLIGGQIGDKAVVMLESRPACREHLLPTEQAIPCFPTTE; encoded by the exons ATGGTCCTCTCATCTGCCTGCAACTCACACGCTGACAAGGATGGGTGCTGG GTGATGCCGCCCAGGAGGTGCCGAACATGGATGCGGGGACTGGAGGGCCCCCCACTTGCTTCTGTTACCCTAATGCTGCTTCTTGGCATCTTTTGGCTGCTGGGGGTTTGTGAGAATCTGTCCTTAGTGCCAGCCCTGCTGTTCAGACACTTCCAAG TGTATCGCCTGGCAACCTACTGCCTGTGCCACACGgatccctccctcctgctcctcaaCTTGCTGCTCTTCCCTGTGCTGGGCTGGTGCCAGGAGCGGCACCAGGGCACCCTGCGCTACCTCCATGCCTCCCTGCTCAGCGCGGTGATCTCGGCTGTGCTCTACCTTgtcctggctgggctctgggcgcctccccccgctgctgccaGCGGCTACACTCCGGTCCACCTGGCCATGCTGGGGCGCCATCTGGTGctgaggagcagggctggggcctcgGGGCAGGTTCGTGCTGTGGCCCTGCCCTGGCTGCTTCTTGCATTCAGCCAGCTTCTCTCCCCCggctgccccttcctcctccacctgagTGGTGTGCTTACAGGGCTGGCCT TGGCAGATTGGTCCAGGGTCTTGTCATGGCTGGAGCTGTCGGAGAGGCGCCTGGAAGTGCTGCATGATGGGACCGTCTGCAGGACACTGGCGGGAAGCAGATTTGTCCCCCTTATCCTGTGCCCAAAAGGGGGGATCCTTCCCACTAGCCATGTGGCCAGCACCAGGGGCAG GTCTCCGGGACTCTCTGCCCCCTCAGTCCAGCAGTGCTTCTTGGGGGGCCGTTCAGACCAGTCCTTAGCCGTGGCACCTGcttctccctgggctgctgaAAGACCGGGGTTCTGGCAGGGCTCTGGGATGCCATACCCGTCAGTCCCTCTGGCTCGTTTCCCAGATCTCCATGGGGGCCCTCCCCCATGGGACAGCCCCAGCCTGCACTCTGGGGCATCACTCTTGTGGCCAGGAGAGGTCCTGCTGGATGAGCAGTTGCTGCTGGCCGGTATCCAGGCCTCCCTGAAGGATGCCAGCCTGGAGGCTGCCATGGGCGGAGTGCAGCTTTCCAAATCCTCTGTCTCCTCTCTGCG gctgcagcagctggagaggaTGGGCTTCCCCACAGAGCAGGCGGTGGTGGCGCTGGCAGCCACGGGCCGAGTGGAGGAGGCCATCTCGCTGCTGATCGGAGGCCAGATCGGGGACAAGGCCGTGGTGATGTTGGAGAGCAGGCCAGCCTGCCGTGAGCATCTGCTTCCCACAGAGCAAGCCATACCCTGCTTTCCCACCACAGAATAA
- the RHBDD3 gene encoding rhomboid domain-containing protein 3 isoform X2: protein MVLSSACNSHADKDGCWVMPPRRCRTWMRGLEGPPLASVTLMLLLGIFWLLGVCENLSLVPALLFRHFQVYRLATYCLCHTDPSLLLLNLLLFPVLGWCQERHQGTLRYLHASLLSAVISAVLYLVLAGLWAPPPAAASGYTPVHLAMLGRHLVLRSRAGASGQVRAVALPWLLLAFSQLLSPGCPFLLHLSGVLTGLAYWSRVLSWLELSERRLEVLHDGTVCRTLAGSRFVPLILCPKGGILPTSHVASTRGRSPGLSAPSVQQCFLGGRSDQSLAVAPASPWAAERPGFWQGSGMPYPSVPLARFPDLHGGPPPWDSPSLHSGASLLWPGEVLLDEQLLLAGIQASLKDASLEAAMGGVQLSKSSVSSLRLQQLERMGFPTEQAVVALAATGRVEEAISLLIGGQIGDKAVVMLESRPACREHLLPTEQAIPCFPTTE, encoded by the exons ATGGTCCTCTCATCTGCCTGCAACTCACACGCTGACAAGGATGGGTGCTGG GTGATGCCGCCCAGGAGGTGCCGAACATGGATGCGGGGACTGGAGGGCCCCCCACTTGCTTCTGTTACCCTAATGCTGCTTCTTGGCATCTTTTGGCTGCTGGGGGTTTGTGAGAATCTGTCCTTAGTGCCAGCCCTGCTGTTCAGACACTTCCAAG TGTATCGCCTGGCAACCTACTGCCTGTGCCACACGgatccctccctcctgctcctcaaCTTGCTGCTCTTCCCTGTGCTGGGCTGGTGCCAGGAGCGGCACCAGGGCACCCTGCGCTACCTCCATGCCTCCCTGCTCAGCGCGGTGATCTCGGCTGTGCTCTACCTTgtcctggctgggctctgggcgcctccccccgctgctgccaGCGGCTACACTCCGGTCCACCTGGCCATGCTGGGGCGCCATCTGGTGctgaggagcagggctggggcctcgGGGCAGGTTCGTGCTGTGGCCCTGCCCTGGCTGCTTCTTGCATTCAGCCAGCTTCTCTCCCCCggctgccccttcctcctccacctgagTGGTGTGCTTACAGGGCTGGCCT ATTGGTCCAGGGTCTTGTCATGGCTGGAGCTGTCGGAGAGGCGCCTGGAAGTGCTGCATGATGGGACCGTCTGCAGGACACTGGCGGGAAGCAGATTTGTCCCCCTTATCCTGTGCCCAAAAGGGGGGATCCTTCCCACTAGCCATGTGGCCAGCACCAGGGGCAG GTCTCCGGGACTCTCTGCCCCCTCAGTCCAGCAGTGCTTCTTGGGGGGCCGTTCAGACCAGTCCTTAGCCGTGGCACCTGcttctccctgggctgctgaAAGACCGGGGTTCTGGCAGGGCTCTGGGATGCCATACCCGTCAGTCCCTCTGGCTCGTTTCCCAGATCTCCATGGGGGCCCTCCCCCATGGGACAGCCCCAGCCTGCACTCTGGGGCATCACTCTTGTGGCCAGGAGAGGTCCTGCTGGATGAGCAGTTGCTGCTGGCCGGTATCCAGGCCTCCCTGAAGGATGCCAGCCTGGAGGCTGCCATGGGCGGAGTGCAGCTTTCCAAATCCTCTGTCTCCTCTCTGCG gctgcagcagctggagaggaTGGGCTTCCCCACAGAGCAGGCGGTGGTGGCGCTGGCAGCCACGGGCCGAGTGGAGGAGGCCATCTCGCTGCTGATCGGAGGCCAGATCGGGGACAAGGCCGTGGTGATGTTGGAGAGCAGGCCAGCCTGCCGTGAGCATCTGCTTCCCACAGAGCAAGCCATACCCTGCTTTCCCACCACAGAATAA
- the RHBDD3 gene encoding rhomboid domain-containing protein 3 isoform X3 yields MPPRRCRTWMRGLEGPPLASVTLMLLLGIFWLLGVCENLSLVPALLFRHFQVYRLATYCLCHTDPSLLLLNLLLFPVLGWCQERHQGTLRYLHASLLSAVISAVLYLVLAGLWAPPPAAASGYTPVHLAMLGRHLVLRSRAGASGQVRAVALPWLLLAFSQLLSPGCPFLLHLSGVLTGLALADWSRVLSWLELSERRLEVLHDGTVCRTLAGSRFVPLILCPKGGILPTSHVASTRGRSPGLSAPSVQQCFLGGRSDQSLAVAPASPWAAERPGFWQGSGMPYPSVPLARFPDLHGGPPPWDSPSLHSGASLLWPGEVLLDEQLLLAGIQASLKDASLEAAMGGVQLSKSSVSSLRLQQLERMGFPTEQAVVALAATGRVEEAISLLIGGQIGDKAVVMLESRPACREHLLPTEQAIPCFPTTE; encoded by the exons ATGCCGCCCAGGAGGTGCCGAACATGGATGCGGGGACTGGAGGGCCCCCCACTTGCTTCTGTTACCCTAATGCTGCTTCTTGGCATCTTTTGGCTGCTGGGGGTTTGTGAGAATCTGTCCTTAGTGCCAGCCCTGCTGTTCAGACACTTCCAAG TGTATCGCCTGGCAACCTACTGCCTGTGCCACACGgatccctccctcctgctcctcaaCTTGCTGCTCTTCCCTGTGCTGGGCTGGTGCCAGGAGCGGCACCAGGGCACCCTGCGCTACCTCCATGCCTCCCTGCTCAGCGCGGTGATCTCGGCTGTGCTCTACCTTgtcctggctgggctctgggcgcctccccccgctgctgccaGCGGCTACACTCCGGTCCACCTGGCCATGCTGGGGCGCCATCTGGTGctgaggagcagggctggggcctcgGGGCAGGTTCGTGCTGTGGCCCTGCCCTGGCTGCTTCTTGCATTCAGCCAGCTTCTCTCCCCCggctgccccttcctcctccacctgagTGGTGTGCTTACAGGGCTGGCCT TGGCAGATTGGTCCAGGGTCTTGTCATGGCTGGAGCTGTCGGAGAGGCGCCTGGAAGTGCTGCATGATGGGACCGTCTGCAGGACACTGGCGGGAAGCAGATTTGTCCCCCTTATCCTGTGCCCAAAAGGGGGGATCCTTCCCACTAGCCATGTGGCCAGCACCAGGGGCAG GTCTCCGGGACTCTCTGCCCCCTCAGTCCAGCAGTGCTTCTTGGGGGGCCGTTCAGACCAGTCCTTAGCCGTGGCACCTGcttctccctgggctgctgaAAGACCGGGGTTCTGGCAGGGCTCTGGGATGCCATACCCGTCAGTCCCTCTGGCTCGTTTCCCAGATCTCCATGGGGGCCCTCCCCCATGGGACAGCCCCAGCCTGCACTCTGGGGCATCACTCTTGTGGCCAGGAGAGGTCCTGCTGGATGAGCAGTTGCTGCTGGCCGGTATCCAGGCCTCCCTGAAGGATGCCAGCCTGGAGGCTGCCATGGGCGGAGTGCAGCTTTCCAAATCCTCTGTCTCCTCTCTGCG gctgcagcagctggagaggaTGGGCTTCCCCACAGAGCAGGCGGTGGTGGCGCTGGCAGCCACGGGCCGAGTGGAGGAGGCCATCTCGCTGCTGATCGGAGGCCAGATCGGGGACAAGGCCGTGGTGATGTTGGAGAGCAGGCCAGCCTGCCGTGAGCATCTGCTTCCCACAGAGCAAGCCATACCCTGCTTTCCCACCACAGAATAA
- the RHBDD3 gene encoding rhomboid domain-containing protein 3 isoform X4 produces MPPRRCRTWMRGLEGPPLASVTLMLLLGIFWLLGVCENLSLVPALLFRHFQVYRLATYCLCHTDPSLLLLNLLLFPVLGWCQERHQGTLRYLHASLLSAVISAVLYLVLAGLWAPPPAAASGYTPVHLAMLGRHLVLRSRAGASGQVRAVALPWLLLAFSQLLSPGCPFLLHLSGVLTGLAYWSRVLSWLELSERRLEVLHDGTVCRTLAGSRFVPLILCPKGGILPTSHVASTRGRSPGLSAPSVQQCFLGGRSDQSLAVAPASPWAAERPGFWQGSGMPYPSVPLARFPDLHGGPPPWDSPSLHSGASLLWPGEVLLDEQLLLAGIQASLKDASLEAAMGGVQLSKSSVSSLRLQQLERMGFPTEQAVVALAATGRVEEAISLLIGGQIGDKAVVMLESRPACREHLLPTEQAIPCFPTTE; encoded by the exons ATGCCGCCCAGGAGGTGCCGAACATGGATGCGGGGACTGGAGGGCCCCCCACTTGCTTCTGTTACCCTAATGCTGCTTCTTGGCATCTTTTGGCTGCTGGGGGTTTGTGAGAATCTGTCCTTAGTGCCAGCCCTGCTGTTCAGACACTTCCAAG TGTATCGCCTGGCAACCTACTGCCTGTGCCACACGgatccctccctcctgctcctcaaCTTGCTGCTCTTCCCTGTGCTGGGCTGGTGCCAGGAGCGGCACCAGGGCACCCTGCGCTACCTCCATGCCTCCCTGCTCAGCGCGGTGATCTCGGCTGTGCTCTACCTTgtcctggctgggctctgggcgcctccccccgctgctgccaGCGGCTACACTCCGGTCCACCTGGCCATGCTGGGGCGCCATCTGGTGctgaggagcagggctggggcctcgGGGCAGGTTCGTGCTGTGGCCCTGCCCTGGCTGCTTCTTGCATTCAGCCAGCTTCTCTCCCCCggctgccccttcctcctccacctgagTGGTGTGCTTACAGGGCTGGCCT ATTGGTCCAGGGTCTTGTCATGGCTGGAGCTGTCGGAGAGGCGCCTGGAAGTGCTGCATGATGGGACCGTCTGCAGGACACTGGCGGGAAGCAGATTTGTCCCCCTTATCCTGTGCCCAAAAGGGGGGATCCTTCCCACTAGCCATGTGGCCAGCACCAGGGGCAG GTCTCCGGGACTCTCTGCCCCCTCAGTCCAGCAGTGCTTCTTGGGGGGCCGTTCAGACCAGTCCTTAGCCGTGGCACCTGcttctccctgggctgctgaAAGACCGGGGTTCTGGCAGGGCTCTGGGATGCCATACCCGTCAGTCCCTCTGGCTCGTTTCCCAGATCTCCATGGGGGCCCTCCCCCATGGGACAGCCCCAGCCTGCACTCTGGGGCATCACTCTTGTGGCCAGGAGAGGTCCTGCTGGATGAGCAGTTGCTGCTGGCCGGTATCCAGGCCTCCCTGAAGGATGCCAGCCTGGAGGCTGCCATGGGCGGAGTGCAGCTTTCCAAATCCTCTGTCTCCTCTCTGCG gctgcagcagctggagaggaTGGGCTTCCCCACAGAGCAGGCGGTGGTGGCGCTGGCAGCCACGGGCCGAGTGGAGGAGGCCATCTCGCTGCTGATCGGAGGCCAGATCGGGGACAAGGCCGTGGTGATGTTGGAGAGCAGGCCAGCCTGCCGTGAGCATCTGCTTCCCACAGAGCAAGCCATACCCTGCTTTCCCACCACAGAATAA